The Zeugodacus cucurbitae isolate PBARC_wt_2022May chromosome 4, idZeuCucr1.2, whole genome shotgun sequence genome includes the window ttatatatgaacGCAGCCGAGTAtccatgtgtatgtgtgtgtgtgcttcttTTGGCAGTAAAAGTTCTCTAAAATggttgtgagtgtgtatgtgtgcgcaaTAATGGATTTATGTAATCTCATAAATACTTGCGCATATTACTTTAATGCATATGATACGTACGATGTTAATCTCAAGTaattaatattcattatgtACCGTTTTTTGGCGCATTTACATAAtgccaatttcattttcatgtaagcaAATACTAATTAAGGAGATGTGTAATCACATAATCactgtgaaaatgaaatgccaaacattttttaatagatTAAAGACACCAAAAGCGCAGAAGAGAGAGTAAATATGCTTGTACAGCACCGCCTTGAGCAACTCGCTATGTGCTAAAGACACAAAAAATCCACGATAATATATATTATGCCATATACCCTTTATAAATCCATAAACAGCTACTTTTGATAGCATTGAGTATTTTCCAATGTCATCAAAATACTCACCGTGTGGCTCTAATTCAATTTCAAGTGTGATAGCTTTTCTAAGCTTTCATCTTCACTTTCGTATTTAGCGTTTCCTATAAGCTTTTGTGAGCTTTCATATTCACTTTCGTATTAAGTGATTCAATAAAGCTTTATGACGAACTTCAAACTAAAGCACAAGCACTTAACCTATAAGCTTTTGTGAGCTTTCATATTCACTTTCGTATTAAGTGATTCAATAAAGCTTTACGACGAACTTCAAACTAAAGCACACACACTTCACTAATAAGCTACAAAAGCATCAGCTACTTCAAGTTGAAGTACTTCTAAAGCTATGATCGAAAGCTTAATATTGATTAAGCTCATTTTCTAATATGAAaagtaaaagttcaaaaaaaaagcaaattcgCATAAACAcatcaacaataaaaaatacaacaactctGCGCTGCGgttctgtaaattttatttatttttatcgaaaTGAAGAGATTGTGTGGATGAGTTATAGAAGAATAGAGACCGAGTTGACACGACATTTGCATTTTTGCGATTTTCATTTTCGACTTTCAATAAACATTTGCACTTGACAATTTTTGCAGCAGGAGGCTAGTGTAATGTACGGCCAACACACTATGCACAGTAAATATTTAGCGCCCGAGATACATCATTTCTTCTGCATTTTCTTCGCAAGCGACATATTGTTCTTCAACTGTGAGACCTCGCATTTCTCCCCCTTGGAGGGTGTTGGCATACCCGATGGATCGGGTAGTAGAAACGAGACCTCGTATATGTGCGGCTGGCTGGAGTAGACATCGTGATTCATGTTCACGAACCAGTTCATCATGTCGAACATGTCGCGGATGTTGCACTGCGCCACCACAGCACCCGCGTCACGTCCATGCTGATGCGAATCGAAGAAGGTGATGAGGTTCGCCGGAAACTCGATAACAAATAGAACGGTGCGATTGTCGGAAATCATTGCGGCGAATAGGAAATGCTCATTGACCTTGCCCGCCTGGCGAAACTGCTGCAGGCCGGTATTGACCGCCTGCAGCAGACGCAGCGCAATGGTGCGGCACGACTCACGCTCGGGATCGGCTTGCATGTGCGTGAAGAACCACTCTTTGAGGCGAAAGTGTGGCTGTCGCTTGAGCACATTCAGCGCGTCCGGTATGTTGAGATTTTGATTGGCCGTTATTTGCAGGGCAACGCCGCCGCTGCGCTCCGGATCCGCACTGGTGGCGATCAGATGTGCGTAGGCGCTGTTGCCCTTATTTATGCCTTCGGCAAAGATTTCCACAGCACGCGGTGGTAGATCCTGCATGCGTTGGCAATAGAATCCACGCCCCTCTTTCGCGACCATATCGGCCAGGATGAGCGTGATTAGAGTGCACGAATTGGTGCCGCTGTGATGGTACTCGCCGTAGCGCGACTGACTGAACTCCTTGGGAAACCACCAGATATTCAAGTTGCCATTGCGCTCGAGGACCGCCATGACAGCTAGCTAACCAACAGGACTCAGTAGTGTGGGCGTGAATCACTTGCCGTGCGGATACGAGTAAACACCTTTTACATATTACACTGGCACAAGTGGAGATTCTGCTTGCCGCTCGCCGTTACTTTCGCACACCTTACCCGcacttttttggatttttgtgGAATTTGGAATTTAGCGTATTTGTGTGTAGTTTTTTTCTTACGGAAATTTCATGTCACATAAAgagaaaatttttgttgattgacaaagaaaatatttgtcagTTGGATTTGATTGAAAATTTACGTTTGCCTTTGAAGGCTGACATGTTGGGGAAAAGTGAGTGGAAAAGCGTAGCTCCAACCAAACTGGGTAACAAGGTGGTTCCGGCAGACAATTGCGGCCGAAATGATACAAAATACACGAAACAAACGCATTTATGTTGCTCAtgtcaccacacacacacagacacgtaGTATATTTCTCCATTTTCGAAATGTgttgtgcgcctaaaagcaggcaATAGCCAGTAATGCAACGCACTTGAAATCTAAAAATTCAAAGCTGCATACacgaatttcgaaatattttgagACAATAACGTGCAGTTatgcaaatttgaaaaacaCGGCACAACCAGGACTCACATACAGCTAGATTTACATACGAGTATCTGAAAAGAAGATTGTCAACTGCGAAATGTGAAAAGTGCAACGGAGCATATTTATGCAGAC containing:
- the LOC105215785 gene encoding uncharacterized protein LOC105215785 — encoded protein: MAVLERNGNLNIWWFPKEFSQSRYGEYHHSGTNSCTLITLILADMVAKEGRGFYCQRMQDLPPRAVEIFAEGINKGNSAYAHLIATSADPERSGGVALQITANQNLNIPDALNVLKRQPHFRLKEWFFTHMQADPERESCRTIALRLLQAVNTGLQQFRQAGKVNEHFLFAAMISDNRTVLFVIEFPANLITFFDSHQHGRDAGAVVAQCNIRDMFDMMNWFVNMNHDVYSSQPHIYEVSFLLPDPSGMPTPSKGEKCEVSQLKNNMSLAKKMQKK